A segment of the Halocatena salina genome:
AGCCTGAGAAGTTCTATCCGTACCCGATTAACAAGGGAACGTCGTACAAACAATGGCGCGATCTCGGCGTCACGAGTGCTCTCAGGGAAGCTGGAATCAAGGATTATTACGTGTCCGGCGGGACGATCGACTACGAGACGATCCTCGAAATCGATCCGGATGTACTCCTCATGTGGGACGGTCGCGGTCGGTTCGAGCGCATGTCTCTCCAAAAATTCCAGAATACCCTAGTTTCGTTCATGAAGGGTCACGAGGTGGCGAGCCAGTTGACCGCTGTCAAAAACGATGATGTGTACCGTGGTGCCGGAATATATCAAGGACCGATCATCAATCTCGCGTGGACCGAACGCGGTGCATGGCAGTTGTATCCCGACGAATTCGACCGCGATGAACAGTTGTTCGACCGAAAACGTGTCGCGGATATTATCAACGGGAATGTCTAATCATGACCGACAGTGAAACGATTCGACAGCGGCTCCAACACGGAACTTGTATCAGGAGAGGCAGCGCACTCATCGACACCGGAATAGATGAACAGTTCGTCAGACAGATCGGCGACATCGGCACGATTCGGCTGAGGCTTGGATGGTTGGATGGCACGCCCGAACATCGATCAGGGCCTTGGAGGCTGCACAGACGGTTTTCGAGCACACTGACCGACAGATAGAGATACAAGGGAACGAGATCGCTCGATCCGACCGGCAACTGCCTGTCGATGACGATATCTCCCTTGGTGAGGTACCCAGCAGACCGGCGACGGGCAGCGTGACGTACCCTCGTGTCGTGCAGTCCGTCCGGAGCCATTGGTTTTGCCGGGAATAACGACTGTACCGCACTGAAGTTATTTACCCTGTGTCTACGTCACTGATGGCCTTTCCCAGTAGCGATTCACGAGACTACGTTTAACACCAATGTGACCACGGCCAGCAGAAGGTACACGTGCTGCCCACTGAATGAGTAATCGCCAGCGAGCAGGTGAACGATGGAGGCACCAACAAAGTACACAACGAGGCCGACTGCAGCGGCCGTTCCGATCGCTGGCACTGGCGCGCCGATGCCGATCAGTAGTCCGAGTGCGCCTGCCGCTTTCAGGGTACCCAGCATGGGCAGCCACGATTTCTTCACGTTTACCTCGTCCATGGATTCGAGAATGGCCTCTGGGGGGCGAAAGAAGGCTGCCGCCGAGATGCCAACGGCAATGATAGTTAGAATATTGACGTATGTGGTGGCTGTGGATATACTGAGTGACATGATTTTATTCTCGTACGTTTTGCACGGGAGTTCGTTCATCATGTTCCATCTGTGTCTCCGACTTAGCGATCGCGCACAGACCGTCAGATTCGATTTCGAGCGGAATATTAACGAGATTAGTGTAGTTTTGGAACGCATTCAGCCACGTGATTTCGACGATCTCCCGATCGTTGAAATGATTGTGGAGTTCTTCGAACGTGGCGTCGGAGACGTTCTTGTGGCGCGTGACTTCCTCTACATACGCCAGCGCCGCGCATTCCCGATCAGAGAAGAGGGGGTTCGTCTCATACTCCGCGAGCGCGTTGAATTTCTCCATCCTGAAGTTCTCGCGGATTGCCTCCGACTGCACGAGGTCCACACAAAAGCCACACCCGTTGATCTCCGAGGTAAGCATTCCCACCATGAGCTTGAGTTCAGACTCAAGCTGAATCCTCTTGTGGAATTTCTGGAGCTCGCGGTTGAGTCTTAGAGATCCCGGCATACGTGCGGTCACGACTTTCACCGGGGTCGTTACTGTGCCGAACTTCCGCCGCATCATCCAATAGCTGAACCGCATTTTGAGACTATCGGGCGTCTCGATCGGCTCTAGTCTCGCACCCATAGATCTACGTACGGAAGCGTGGGAGATGGATGTTCACTGCAACATGTTCCACCCAGCAGTTAATCACAGAAGTCCCGAGCGAACAACCCAGTGTTCCCTACACAACCGTCGATCTACTCGATCGGCTCTGCGAAGAACTTCTTGATAACCTTCCCTTCGGCATTGTGGAGAACCCTGCTCGCCGTCGATTTGCCAACATCAAGTACGGCCGCAAGATCGGTCAGCGAACACTTGCGGGGGCTGTCGTAGTAGCCGTGCTGGAGGGCCTCGATCATGAATCGCCGTTGGCGGTCGGTCAACAGATCCATCGGATCTGTCGTTTGTGTGACTAAGACGACTTCATACGTGAACCTAGCGTTCTCGAACTCGTTTTTGAGTTGTGACAGCCGCTCGTGTGAGGTCGTCAGGTCAAACGTTATCCATCCATCTCGAAGGGTGAGCGGAAATTGCACGAGGGTTCCGGAGGCCAAGACTGCGCGAAGTGGTGGTGGAATGGACGGCATCTCATACTGGATCAGAACGGACTGTTCGTCGGTATGGAGCACTTCATAGGTAATCGGAGCCTCATCGAAATCCCGAAGGACAGCCTGATGATTCTCAGTTGGTGTCTCAAACGCGACGAAGAGTCCATCATCCATGGGAAAGGCAGCGAGTATCCGGAATACCTCGTCAGGATGGTCGGTTGAAAACTCGAACGCGCCCTCCGGGAGTTTGAACTTCAATCGGGTGTGGGGCATCTACCTCCCCGTTCGATTCCCGGCCACTTCTATTTGACACAAACATGCTCTTCCTAATGCCAATGAGTACTGTCTAGCTGAGCCAGTTTGAGGAACGAGCAGATCGTTGAGTATCTTGTTTAGAGATGCTCGCAGACCTGCTCAACGAAAGCGACTTCACGAACGGATGGAGGTTACAACACGTCGTGTACCAGCTCCAACGGTGGCTACACTAACACCAATTCCGAAGGCAAATATGACGAGTATGGGTATGAAACTAAGCCCAGCGGGCTCATAACTAGGAACAAGATTAAAATAAAGCCAGATGCCAAGTGAGAGTTCCAGTCCGAGCACGGCCATAACTGGCATCAGTGCACTCACGATGAGACCATCATTGAGATAGGCACTGACTAGTGCCAACGTGCCTGCTATGATCGGAACAGAAGGCACGATCACCAAAAACGTAAACGGGAGACCTTCATACACTGGAAAGCTTGTGTACACTACGAAACTAGCGAAGAAAATCACTGCAGCAAGGATGAGATACTGTCGTGTGCGGTGCCTGTCCCGACCGAAGAGGATGGAAGAGTTCACATAACTCATGATAGACTTATTTGTATTTCATCTATAAATAATTTGGTATCGTCCGTCCAGAAGGAATTCCCTTTCCACGGTTTGGCGATCTGAGCACTTACTCAGACGATCGATTTCACACTGATGTACTGACAGACGATGTATCTGCTCCGCTCACAGCAACGCTGACAGCGCTTCGTCCTAGCACGTGCTGGACTCCTCAGAGAATACACTCCCTGTGAGCGTGCTATCGCTTGGAGGTAAGGAAGAGATCGTTATTGACGTATTATACGATAAACAATGTTTTAACCCGTCTACGTCCCGTGTTCGCGTTCGAGGGACTTGAGACGATCGATGCGCTCATCAGTCGCCGGGTGGGTGGCCCGTGTCGGGCGGAAGTATCGTTCGTTCAGCCGACGACAGACACGCCGGACCGGGAGCCGAAAGCTCCAGAAGATAGGCCAGCCGTCCTGGTAGGTGAGTTTCGGCCATGGCGTCCCCCGCTCGTCGGGAATGATCGACAACGAAGCGAGCGCCGCTTCACGAGCATCCCGGTCTGGTGCTGAGGGAACGTCACCGTCAAGCGTCTTGAGGGCGCTTGCCAGCGCCGCAGGATCACCAACCAACGCACTCGCGCCACGATCGGCGGCGAGTTCTCGCGAGCGAGACAGCGCGGCGACCAACAGGCGGCCGATTCCCCAGAAGGCATACGAGGCGAGCGCAACCGCGACCAAGGCGATGTGGACCCCGCCGCTGTGCTGGAGCGTCCGTCCGAGGGTCCGTGCACTCGCCAGGGGGAGTTCAGCGAGCGTCATCACGGTCGCATCGCGGTTTTTGATGTGTGCGAGTTCGTGAGCGAGGACAGCCTCCAACTCGTCGGCGTCAAGTACGTCGAGTAACCCCGTCGAGACGACGAGCTTGGTATCGTCGGTCGAGAGGCCAGTCGTCATCGCCAATGGGCGCTTGCGGTCGGTAACATGAACCGACGGCACCGGGAGATCGGCGGCCTGTGCGAGTCGCGTAACCGTCGCGTGGAGGTCGGGATACGTCTCTGGGCCAACGGCCGCAGCGTCGAACGTCTCTACGGCGTCCTTGTCCAGTGCCCGCCACAAAATGACGACGCTGGCGAGGAGTGTCGCCATGCCACCGAGAGCGAGCCAGAGTTCGAAGGAGCCTCCGAGGCCGAACAGTCCGCTGAGCCACTCCAACCCCCACGCCAGCACGGCAGCGACACCAGTGGCGAACGCGATAGTGAGTGCTGCGAGTGCGAACAGGGTTAGTGCCATCCGTCGACGAAGATGTCGATCAAGGGACCAGTCCATACTTTGCTTTCGTAACAGTACAATATAAAGATTCACATCATCCTCGTAGACGAGGGCATCGGGGTCGTACGGGCTCTGATATCAACGACGGTGGACCGAACATCGTGATAGCGCCACTGGCTCTTTAAGTAGTTCTGGCGATAAGGTGAAGATATAGACGGATTCCGTGGCTTTCTCAGTGACGTGTTCTGTTCGAGTTAGCTGAGTGACTGCTAGTGAGGAGACGATGCGCTATCCAGCCGGGGTGTCTCATCCAGCTCCATCCATTTCGAAGAGTGTTGCCTCAACTGGCCTATCGAGACGGGTCCGATCGTCCGTGGAACTCGTCGTTGCCCCTCGAATATGGGCGCCCCAGAGCAGACACAAGATCGACGCTCTATGACGGATCCCTCTCAGTCGAGGGCTCTCTGCTGGCGTGTCCATCGGGACCGAGTGCTCACACTGCTCGTGTCCGTTGAGAGATCTACCACCCACCAGTTTTCGTGAGAAAACAGGCCGTACAGACTGTCTCTCCGTGCAATTAAGGGGGTAGTGGGTCTGGCAGACGATCCCGACCGTTATCCTTCTCCTCCCAATTCTGCGAGTGTAAGAAGAAGGCCTGGAATAAGCAGTAAAATGAGACCCCCAACGATCAGGACGAGAGGGAGCACGAGGAGCCCCATGTCCGTTCCCAACCAGAGTCCGAACCCACCAAGGATAGCGAGAAGGCCGATAAGACGGAGGAGCCAGACGAAAACACCTTCGAGTTCCGAATCTTCGACCGTGTCCATGACATCGAGGATATCGTCCATTGACATGTATTCTTCATGGCTGTAGCCTCATATATCCCAGCGCCTGCGCTGTCGCCAACAACTGTACCTATACCGTAACGACTGGTGTATCAACGGAGCGTCTACCGGCGTGTCTCATTTTATCCCGTTCTCTCGTTGGGACGGTAACCGGTGATCTGTGAGGCCGTTCGACGTGCTGGGAGAGTAGTCGCTCGATGATGCTTGTGGTTCAGTCACGACCGTCCAACCGAAGGGCAACTGCCCGGTTCGACGCACAGCCCCCGATCCGTCAGCGAGATCGTTGACGATCTCAACGTTCCAGAGCGCACCGCCTACGTCCACACTAGAAGACGCTGCTTGAAGCTTCGGTCCCTCGGAGCAGGGACGTCACGTCCGAGGCATGTGAACCCGTCGGTCGCGTCTATGCTCGACGAGTTGATCACTAGGCTGGATCTTCTCAGAGTAGAATCTACAGCGGAATTGATTCTGGTATCCCTGGACTTGATAACACGATATTTTGTTGAATCATTGAACAGATCCGTCGAACAATGAAGATGGTTGGAAAGCGGCTAACGGCATCGGACGTAATCTGTACATCCTGATGGATGAACTATTCGGCCACACGTGGCGTCAGTCGCTTGTCGTCAGCCGATCAGTTCGAGGTCGTATTGTTTTGGATGATTTGAACGGATTCGTTGTCATGGATAGTCATGGTTCCGATGACCGTCCCATTTGGTGCAACACGCTTTACGATCATCGATGGAGAAGCGGTTGACTCAGAGGTGTTCTGTCCTCTCGTTTGGTTAGTTGGGACATCGGTGTTTTCGAGGAAGTTCGTCACTGCAGCAGTTGATTCGACCTCCTGTACGTCACTCGTTTGGGCATTGACGAACGCAATGTAGGAGAGTCCGCTGTTATCAGTCGGGACGACCCGCACCTGCCAGTAGAGTTGTTCGTCGATGACGACGGGGAGAGGTTCAGATGGCGTAAATCGGTCCCAGTCCGTCGTTCGGGCGGCTTGGCGGACATAATCGGTCGCCTTCCGTGGTCCAAACATCGATCCGTTCGGCGTATATCGATGATACTGGCCCGTGCGGGCATCGACGAGCCAAATCTCGGTGAGTCCTTGGGCATCGCCGTAGGGTTCAGCAGCCACTGCGTAGGTCGGTCCGTCGGTCGTTGACATGAGGAACGGCTGATCATTTCCATCCCCAGGGACAGGAGCGAGTTCGATCTCCTCATCATGAGAGGTGTAGGTGTTGAGGATGCCGTTGCGGTACTTTGTCGCGGTGACCCGTTCGCGAGTTAGCTCGAACGGATAGAGTTTTTGATCTTTCAGTGCTGGATGGTTACGGGCCTCCTCAGGCGAGAGATCAGTCGTCTCACCTGTCTCATCGACGAGCATCACGCCACCCCATTTGGGTGTCGTGTGCGGTAGGGGTGTCCAGTGGAACTGGGGTTTCGTATAAGGGACAGCGATGTATTGGTTGTCCTCGTGAAGGACCATGAACGGATCTGCATAATCAGCGAGGTATTGCTCGTGTTTGAGGAGTTGCCATCGATAATTGTTGTAAAAAGCCGTCCCGATGCCTTTCTTGAGATCTCCCGTGGTCGTCGATACTGCTGCGTTCTGGCTGCTCATATCGATCATGACCGTCCCGTGTTGCTGTCTCGTCAGCTGATTCCAGGTCCCATCCGGTGAAAGTGCATACGACCAGTGGGGTGTCCCGTTGTGGATGGTAATGTCTCCATCAGAGGTCTGGTATTTGGGAAAGTCCAGCGTGTTCGAAGCATAGCGATCGGCGACACTTTCGGGAAGGATACGGGGCTGGGTTGGATCCGTGTTGTGGAGTTGATCGATCGATTGGCTGTCGGCCATCGTCGCTTGCCCGAGGGTATTGGCGGCGAACGTGCCGGAAACGGTGGACAAAGCGAAGAGGCCAATGATACAGATGACAGTTATCGATGATGTCGACCCGCTTCCGACCTTGGCTCTGATGGTCACTCCGAACCCGAGACAGAGGGGGATCCCGATCCAGAGGAGGGGCGTTGTATACACCCAGTACACGATCCCATGGAGCCAGGGACGGATGAACCAGATACCTCCACTAAGGAGCAACACAAACCCCATGCCAATGAACAGTGCTATGCTAGATGCACTGCCTGAACCATCAGTTTGATCGGAAGACATCTAGGAACACCTCCTCATAGTATGTGATTGGACGACCTGTCTTTCGGTAACCGAACGAACGAATATTGTTTCCATAGTTCCGCACGTATGTGAATACCAAATGAATCGAGCGCTACATCCGTTTCGATTGATGCGTCACTCGGCTTCTCTACTAGTTCCGACGAAGACTGCTCACTCAACAAGTGAGTGCAAACGTCAAACATCACTACCGTTTTCGACAGTAATGTGTTCACTAACAGCTGTTCGATCGAACGATGATGAACCTAGCATTGCTAACAAATTATGAATTTTGTGGTGTGCTATTCGTGTCCGAGGACGGCTATCGGCTCGTACGGTTCTTCGAGGTATTCGACATCGCTGTCGGAGAGATCAATCTCGATAGCTTCGACCGCTTCCTCCAAGTGCTCGACGCTCGATGTTCCATAAATGGGCGCGGTCACACCGTCTTTGTGGAGCAGCCATGCCAGGCTGATCTGGCTCATCGTGGCATCCATTTCGTCGGCAATCTCTCGAACGCGCTCGTTGATCTCCCTGCTTTGTGGGGAGCCGTACCGATCTGAGGTCATCTCACGCATTTTATCGCTCTCTTCGTGTGGGCGGGCGAGGTAGCCACCAGCGAGCGGACTCCACGGAATGACGCCAACGTTCTCTTGCTTGCAGTACGGCAACATCTCGCGCTCTTCCTCGCGGTAGACGAGATTATAGTGGTTTTGCATTGTCACAAAGCGGCCGAGATTCATCTGACAGCTCGTGTGGAGCGCCGTTGCAAACTGGTATGTCCACATCGAACTCGCACCGAGGTAGCGGACCTGATTGCGACGAACAGCATCGTCGAGGACCCCCATTGTCGTCTCGATCGGCGTATCGTCATCCCAGCGGTGGATCTGGTAGAGATCGATGGTGTCCATGCCGAGCCGATTCAGGCTGTTCTCCAACTCCTGCTCGATAGTCTTTCGGGAGAGTCCTCCCGAATTCGGGTCATTCTCGCGCATCTGGCCCCAGACCTTCGTAGCGACCACCTGCTCGTCACGGTCGTATTCAGCGAGTGCCTCGCCAAGGATGCGTTCAGAGTCGCCGTAGGAGTAGATGTTTGCCGTATCGAAGAAGTTGATCCCGAGCTCGATCGCGCGATCGATGACTTTCGTCGATTGCTCTTTCCCGACAGTCCAATCGAACATGTCACCTCTCCCCGGACCACCAAAACTCATACAGCCGAGACATATCTTGCTTACCGTCATCCCAGTGTTACCGAGTGTTGTGTATTCCACTTGAAAAGAAAGGTCGACCAACGTAATAACTCCTTTCCTGACTTATACTCACGGACGTGGGTCCGTAAAGACATCTGGCATTTTGACGATGTTGAGCGCAGCAAGCGCAGTATCACTAGTTTCTCCCAATTTCACAGAATAAAGAGGCAGTGGGAGGGAGTAAGAGAGACATTGTAAATGAGAGAAGCGACAGCAGCTCCAGAGAAAAAAGGGGATGATACCATCCTCTAGTTCGAATGCGCTCTTCGAAGCCCGCTAGAAGTTCAATGGCAGCGCTTTCCATCGCCCTGAGCGCAGTCGCCACCCGATCGTCGCTAGTTCGACGTCGACATTGAGCGCGAGGCGGGCATCGTCCGCGAGAGTACGTGAGAGGGGCTGAGAGCTGCTGTCGAGCGTCTGTATGACCCGGCACGTACGTTCACCATTACAGATACGATTCCGGAACCAATCGATTCGGTACAGTAAGTGGGCGGAGGCCAGTGGGCTACACCGTGGTTCGGCGGGCTAGGGGGAGTGATGTGGGTATACTCTTTTGTATCGCCCGAAAACGCTGTTGTCTCTTTAGCTCGGGCTAGCCGTCAGTCTTCGGCAGTGAGGCCGAAGTATCCAGCGAGTGTCCCAAAGCCAATGGCCCCAAGGAGTGATCCCAGCCGCAGTCCGAACGCCTGCAAGGATGGCTTCGGTGTGAATCGATGAAGCTTCGTTTCATAGTAGTGCCCGTCTTTGTGGACGTAAACGGTTGTTGCGTCGCCCTTTGATCTAGTAGGAATGAGCGTGGCCCACGGCTCGGGCGCTTCGTCCAAGGGAACGGTTGGGCCGTTCTCTATCAGGATACCGTTCCAGGTGGCGTTGTAGCCACTCTCGAACAAGCGCTGGGCAGGTACCGAGAGGTTCTGGTAATGCACTGTTGGTACGTCTCCGACCTGTTTTTTCTCCGTCTCAATAGCGGACTGGTTAACAGGTTCCTGATGGACACCCATCTCTATGTGAGCGTCGTAGTTCGGGACCGGAGAGACGAGCGGGGCCCCAAACAGTGGGACAGCGATGAGTACCGCAATAACGGCGCGGTGGCGACGGTTCATGCCAGATCACCTCGCTGGAACCGGAGATATGCCACCCCGAGTGGCACAAGGAGCCAGCCAGCCAGAATCACGCCCC
Coding sequences within it:
- a CDS encoding aldo/keto reductase, translated to MEYTTLGNTGMTVSKICLGCMSFGGPGRGDMFDWTVGKEQSTKVIDRAIELGINFFDTANIYSYGDSERILGEALAEYDRDEQVVATKVWGQMRENDPNSGGLSRKTIEQELENSLNRLGMDTIDLYQIHRWDDDTPIETTMGVLDDAVRRNQVRYLGASSMWTYQFATALHTSCQMNLGRFVTMQNHYNLVYREEEREMLPYCKQENVGVIPWSPLAGGYLARPHEESDKMREMTSDRYGSPQSREINERVREIADEMDATMSQISLAWLLHKDGVTAPIYGTSSVEHLEEAVEAIEIDLSDSDVEYLEEPYEPIAVLGHE
- a CDS encoding carboxymuconolactone decarboxylase family protein: MGARLEPIETPDSLKMRFSYWMMRRKFGTVTTPVKVVTARMPGSLRLNRELQKFHKRIQLESELKLMVGMLTSEINGCGFCVDLVQSEAIRENFRMEKFNALAEYETNPLFSDRECAALAYVEEVTRHKNVSDATFEELHNHFNDREIVEITWLNAFQNYTNLVNIPLEIESDGLCAIAKSETQMEHDERTPVQNVRE
- a CDS encoding M48 family metalloprotease is translated as MDWSLDRHLRRRMALTLFALAALTIAFATGVAAVLAWGLEWLSGLFGLGGSFELWLALGGMATLLASVVILWRALDKDAVETFDAAAVGPETYPDLHATVTRLAQAADLPVPSVHVTDRKRPLAMTTGLSTDDTKLVVSTGLLDVLDADELEAVLAHELAHIKNRDATVMTLAELPLASARTLGRTLQHSGGVHIALVAVALASYAFWGIGRLLVAALSRSRELAADRGASALVGDPAALASALKTLDGDVPSAPDRDAREAALASLSIIPDERGTPWPKLTYQDGWPIFWSFRLPVRRVCRRLNERYFRPTRATHPATDERIDRLKSLEREHGT
- a CDS encoding DoxX family protein; the encoded protein is MSLSISTATTYVNILTIIAVGISAAAFFRPPEAILESMDEVNVKKSWLPMLGTLKAAGALGLLIGIGAPVPAIGTAAAVGLVVYFVGASIVHLLAGDYSFSGQHVYLLLAVVTLVLNVVS
- a CDS encoding ABC transporter permease, with product MSSDQTDGSGSASSIALFIGMGFVLLLSGGIWFIRPWLHGIVYWVYTTPLLWIGIPLCLGFGVTIRAKVGSGSTSSITVICIIGLFALSTVSGTFAANTLGQATMADSQSIDQLHNTDPTQPRILPESVADRYASNTLDFPKYQTSDGDITIHNGTPHWSYALSPDGTWNQLTRQQHGTVMIDMSSQNAAVSTTTGDLKKGIGTAFYNNYRWQLLKHEQYLADYADPFMVLHEDNQYIAVPYTKPQFHWTPLPHTTPKWGGVMLVDETGETTDLSPEEARNHPALKDQKLYPFELTRERVTATKYRNGILNTYTSHDEEIELAPVPGDGNDQPFLMSTTDGPTYAVAAEPYGDAQGLTEIWLVDARTGQYHRYTPNGSMFGPRKATDYVRQAARTTDWDRFTPSEPLPVVIDEQLYWQVRVVPTDNSGLSYIAFVNAQTSDVQEVESTAAVTNFLENTDVPTNQTRGQNTSESTASPSMIVKRVAPNGTVIGTMTIHDNESVQIIQNNTTSN
- a CDS encoding helix-turn-helix domain-containing protein — protein: MPHTRLKFKLPEGAFEFSTDHPDEVFRILAAFPMDDGLFVAFETPTENHQAVLRDFDEAPITYEVLHTDEQSVLIQYEMPSIPPPLRAVLASGTLVQFPLTLRDGWITFDLTTSHERLSQLKNEFENARFTYEVVLVTQTTDPMDLLTDRQRRFMIEALQHGYYDSPRKCSLTDLAAVLDVGKSTASRVLHNAEGKVIKKFFAEPIE